The following are encoded in a window of Candidatus Dormiibacterota bacterium genomic DNA:
- a CDS encoding DUF1800 domain-containing protein, which produces MADPLVAGLLGKTLHLLGLPVPHTPALGAVRAPAQPAAAPAPVAPLDARRRVARLFARAGFGATVAEIDQWAAAGYTATVDHLLGFASSAGRADDLEVMALQEVAQSGDANNPTPQPYQRWWLQRMATTPNPLEEKLTLHWHGHFATGFVKVRRLELMIGQNRLLRSQAAGDFRALCKAITADPAMLIWLDGDTNRKGRPNENYGREFMELFSLGHDAGYTQGDVREAARAFTGYTVDKQGAVAFNPALHDAGPKTLLGQTGPWGAGDVVDIVLDRHPQGPVAANHVARRLAGFLHRPDPEPQVVQAMAEAFVASNYQVRPMVRALLLRPEFSDGAARTIKSPAELVAGTIRGLNLARGDGALGYVESLLGQPGNSTAPNDLLAEECTRMGQVLFDPPNVAGWHGGTAWANTATLLARYNFAARAAQLVTDDQLGALLDGTPAPAPQPWMLRLGLLDLLPATSAAISGYVAAARAAHADDKTVARGVLTLLLASPDYNLR; this is translated from the coding sequence ATGGCCGATCCACTGGTGGCCGGGCTGCTCGGGAAGACCCTGCACCTGCTCGGGCTGCCGGTGCCCCACACCCCCGCGCTCGGCGCCGTGCGCGCGCCGGCCCAGCCCGCGGCCGCGCCCGCGCCGGTGGCGCCGCTGGACGCCCGCCGCCGGGTCGCCCGGCTCTTCGCCCGGGCCGGATTCGGCGCCACCGTCGCCGAGATCGACCAGTGGGCGGCGGCAGGCTACACCGCCACCGTCGATCACCTGCTCGGCTTCGCCAGCTCGGCGGGCCGCGCCGACGACCTCGAGGTGATGGCGCTGCAGGAGGTCGCCCAGAGTGGCGACGCCAACAACCCGACCCCCCAGCCGTATCAGCGCTGGTGGCTGCAGCGGATGGCCACCACCCCCAACCCGCTGGAGGAGAAGCTGACCCTCCACTGGCACGGCCACTTCGCCACCGGATTCGTCAAGGTGCGCCGGCTGGAGCTGATGATCGGCCAGAACCGGCTGCTCCGCAGCCAGGCCGCCGGCGACTTCCGGGCGCTCTGCAAGGCGATCACCGCCGATCCGGCGATGCTGATCTGGCTCGACGGTGACACCAACCGCAAGGGCAGGCCGAACGAGAACTACGGCCGCGAGTTCATGGAGCTGTTCAGCCTCGGCCACGACGCCGGCTACACCCAGGGCGACGTCCGCGAGGCGGCGCGCGCCTTCACCGGCTACACCGTCGACAAGCAGGGCGCCGTCGCCTTCAACCCCGCCCTCCACGACGCCGGGCCCAAGACCCTCCTCGGCCAGACCGGACCATGGGGCGCGGGCGACGTCGTCGACATCGTCCTCGACCGGCATCCCCAGGGACCGGTGGCCGCCAACCACGTGGCCCGGCGCCTCGCCGGCTTCCTCCACCGTCCCGACCCGGAGCCGCAGGTGGTGCAGGCGATGGCCGAGGCCTTCGTCGCATCGAACTACCAGGTCAGGCCGATGGTCCGCGCGCTGCTGCTCCGCCCGGAGTTCTCGGACGGCGCCGCGCGCACTATCAAGTCGCCCGCCGAGCTCGTCGCCGGCACCATCCGCGGGCTCAACCTCGCCCGCGGTGACGGTGCCCTGGGCTACGTCGAGTCGCTGCTCGGCCAGCCCGGCAACAGCACCGCACCCAACGACCTGCTCGCGGAGGAGTGCACCAGGATGGGGCAGGTCCTCTTCGATCCGCCCAACGTCGCCGGCTGGCACGGCGGCACCGCCTGGGCGAACACCGCCACCCTGCTCGCCCGCTACAACTTCGCCGCCCGCGCCGCGCAGCTGGTCACCGACGACCAGCTCGGCGCCCTGCTCGACGGCACCCCGGCCCCGGCGCCGCAGCCGTGGATGCTGCGGCTCGGCCTGCTCGACCTGCTGCCCGCGACCTCCGCGGCGATCAGCGGCTACGTGGCCGCGGCACGCGCCGCCCACGCCGACGACAAGACCGTGGCGCGGGGCGTGCTCACCCTGCTTCTCGCCTCGCCCGACTACAACCTGCGGTGA
- a CDS encoding DUF1501 domain-containing protein: MRITRRHLLRLGGTLGAATVIAPMWLDAGALHAAAAGATPSSGRKLIVMLLAGGNDGLNTVVPYGSGDYYARRPLINIPQAKVLPLPGSPGVGLHPNLVKLQSLYQQGRVAIVQGVGYDKPDLSHFGSMDIWQSGNPAVRQGSGWLGRYLDRTPGRGGALRAVSIGNSLPKALTGEQTSGVAISSLGGFHFDDGADAPGSEAARLHQGYLDCCSGTSGDPATDALLSGGRTTVGAVRAIAALARGATPGTGTLADQVATAMTLLTSNLGVEIAMVTLGSFDDHAAENPNHDRLLGLVDAAIGRFHDLALATGHPEQYLLMTFSEFGRRVNEDGSGGTDHGTAAPMLLVGDGVAGGLHGVQPSLSSLDKDGNMVRAVELREVYATVLEGWLAGPPAGSLLGYGAGDGITPVRFLRSAPSVAGTAHPALAS; encoded by the coding sequence ATGCGGATCACCCGACGCCACCTCCTCCGGCTGGGCGGCACCCTGGGAGCCGCCACCGTGATCGCCCCGATGTGGCTCGACGCCGGCGCGCTGCACGCCGCGGCCGCCGGGGCCACCCCGAGCAGCGGCCGCAAGCTGATCGTCATGCTCCTCGCCGGCGGCAACGACGGGCTCAACACCGTCGTCCCCTACGGCAGCGGCGACTACTACGCCAGGCGTCCGCTCATCAACATCCCGCAGGCGAAGGTGCTGCCCCTGCCCGGCAGCCCCGGGGTCGGCCTCCATCCGAACCTGGTGAAGCTGCAGTCGCTCTACCAGCAGGGGCGGGTCGCGATCGTCCAGGGGGTCGGCTACGACAAGCCCGATCTCTCGCACTTCGGCTCGATGGACATCTGGCAGTCGGGCAACCCCGCGGTGCGGCAGGGGTCGGGCTGGCTGGGCCGGTACCTCGATCGCACCCCCGGGCGGGGCGGCGCGCTGCGCGCCGTGAGCATCGGCAACAGCCTTCCGAAGGCGCTCACCGGCGAGCAGACCAGCGGCGTCGCCATCTCCTCGCTCGGGGGCTTCCACTTCGACGACGGCGCCGACGCGCCCGGCAGCGAGGCGGCGCGCCTCCACCAGGGCTACCTCGACTGCTGCAGCGGCACCAGCGGCGACCCCGCCACCGACGCGCTGCTCAGCGGCGGCCGGACCACCGTCGGCGCGGTGCGCGCCATCGCCGCGCTCGCCCGGGGGGCGACCCCGGGGACGGGGACGCTCGCCGACCAGGTGGCCACGGCGATGACCCTGCTCACCTCCAACCTCGGCGTCGAGATCGCCATGGTGACCCTGGGGAGCTTCGACGACCACGCCGCGGAGAATCCCAACCACGACCGCCTGCTCGGACTCGTCGACGCCGCCATCGGGCGCTTCCACGACCTGGCGCTGGCGACCGGCCACCCCGAGCAGTACCTGCTCATGACCTTCTCGGAGTTCGGGCGCCGGGTGAACGAGGACGGCAGCGGCGGCACCGACCACGGCACCGCGGCCCCGATGCTGCTCGTCGGCGACGGCGTGGCCGGTGGCCTCCACGGCGTCCAGCCCTCGCTCTCCAGCCTCGACAAGGACGGCAACATGGTGCGCGCCGTCGAGCTGCGCGAGGTGTACGCCACCGTGCTCGAGGGCTGGCTGGCGGGACCGCCGGCGGGCTCGTTGCTCGGCTACGGAGCCGGCGACGGCATCACCCCGGTGCGCTTCCTGCGCTCGGCCCCGTCAGTGGCGGGGACGGCCCATCCGGCGCTCGCCTCCTGA
- a CDS encoding complex I NDUFA9 subunit family protein has protein sequence MARIAITGGTGFVGIHTSRALAAAGHDLRLLARGTRRGPRPAGAEWVRADVVGGEGLVEALRGCDAVVHLVAIIREKRSQTFARVNAEGTTNVVRAATEAGVGHIVHISAIGVDPDPRYAYLASKWEGEQAVRGGAVPFTVLRPSLVFGPGDGFFTVLAKLIRLNPVVPVVGDGRALFQPIAVSDLARIISLCIERGPSGEVHEVGGPEHLTYEQIIDIIKAETGRRRRNVHVPVGAMRPLAALFEKVLPNPPVTPGQLRLLEKENVTRVDAVATQFGFDPLSLEGNAAYLQDY, from the coding sequence GTGGCTCGCATCGCCATCACCGGTGGGACCGGTTTCGTCGGCATCCACACCTCGCGCGCCCTCGCCGCGGCGGGTCACGACCTGCGGCTGCTGGCGCGGGGCACCCGCCGCGGGCCGCGGCCGGCGGGGGCCGAGTGGGTGCGCGCCGACGTGGTCGGCGGTGAGGGCCTGGTCGAGGCGCTGCGCGGCTGCGACGCCGTCGTCCACCTGGTCGCGATCATCCGCGAGAAGCGGAGCCAGACCTTCGCCCGGGTGAACGCGGAGGGCACCACCAACGTGGTCCGCGCCGCCACCGAGGCGGGGGTCGGCCACATCGTCCACATCAGCGCCATCGGCGTCGACCCCGACCCGCGCTATGCCTACCTCGCCTCCAAGTGGGAGGGCGAGCAGGCGGTGCGCGGCGGCGCCGTGCCCTTCACCGTGCTCCGGCCCAGCCTGGTCTTCGGTCCCGGCGACGGCTTCTTCACCGTGCTCGCCAAGCTGATCCGGCTGAACCCGGTGGTGCCGGTGGTGGGCGACGGCCGGGCGCTGTTCCAGCCGATCGCCGTCTCCGACCTCGCCCGCATCATCAGCCTGTGCATCGAGCGCGGGCCCTCGGGCGAGGTCCACGAGGTGGGCGGCCCCGAGCACCTCACCTACGAGCAGATCATCGACATCATCAAGGCCGAGACCGGCAGGCGCCGGCGCAACGTCCACGTGCCCGTCGGCGCGATGCGCCCCCTCGCCGCTCTGTTCGAGAAGGTGCTCCCGAACCCCCCGGTCACGCCCGGCCAGCTCCGCCTCCTGGAGAAGGAGAACGTGACCCGGGTCGACGCCGTGGCCACCCAGTTCGGCTTCGACCCCCTGTCCCTCGAGGGCAACGCCGCCTACCTGCAGGACTACTGA
- the dnaE gene encoding DNA polymerase III subunit alpha — protein MSTGFAELAARSHYSFLDGSSSPRELVAAAAAAGLGALGICDRNGLYGAVALVHAARAAGIHPVIGVELDLAGGSRLRLIARSSRGYRQLCRAVSAAQLAGEKGQPRLRIAGLANPEPGPAPAPRQPPPPERPAALRTTAGPFPEGWPSLPSTRRPATGPPAVLDPAELDGCTVLAGGPESEITAALLRGDRRGAGHAADRLREAFGRDRVVLLLTHHLHPADGWLVAETAALARRCGLAAVVSNTPVHAAAADKPLLDLLTAIRHRTTLDRAAAHGLLLPNAEHRVKSEVEMRALLGEHPEAFDHAAHVAAQCSVALDFSDVRFPGFAVPEGETPLSALRRLCEEALPGRYRPVTEPVRARLRRELGVIETTGLAEFFLITWDIMRFARERGIPGQGRGSAADSIVAYLLGITRVDPVEHDLLFERFLHEDHQGTPDIDIDFSTEHREEVIQYVYDRYGAERTGMVANIVTFRPRMAVRQVGAALDVPEPVIDRLAKSVGAWHMGSVGDVVAAAGLDPGEITESLPWTHFLDLLQRIEGCPRHLGIHVGGMLVTGAPLIDVAPVERATMPGRVVVQFNKDDVEDLGLIKMDLLGLRTLSAIKECLDHVEAVTGERPDLDALPLDDPRVYDVICAADTIGLFQIESRAQQQSLHQSQPRVFNDLIVQVAIIRPGPIQGNAVNPYLRRRQGLEPVTYLDPSLEPILAETHGVVLYQEQILRIVMEVAGYSAGEADRFRRAMNRHRSRVEMAELHDEFITRCVARGIPAEVTGEIFKAVAGFAVYGFCKSHAAAFARTAYETGWLRLHHPAAWLCSLLNAQPMGFYHPSVLVEDGKRHGTCTLPVDVGRSRARCTLEWVGEGAPPAGAVAAGLAPGWRVEEGAVRRDPASRPPTAGERAAVASRRRPRSGGGGLSDWAVRLGFAYVRALGPEARARCEEAAVAGAGSVAEFWRRTGLPRPAMENLVMVGAFDGVMPGRPRRALLWELRAAEDGVSRRPRSAAAPGPGPIAITGPPRGRGAIAGQRPGDAVRTAPPEPPPPPLLIAPATAPPLPPMDERESTAAQYRISELSTGPHLVAHLREPLRALGCTPLGEVAGLADGTRLRVGGLVIARQAPMTAKGFRFFTLADEGGHLDLILRPPVVRRTRSVANFHPLLLVDGRLQSQSGRLNLIVEQVRALDSEGRLIDGRVAALGGGAHPAAPRSQHGHTRPVAGWEAPPAHDFH, from the coding sequence ATGTCAACCGGCTTCGCCGAGCTCGCCGCCCGCTCCCACTACTCCTTCCTCGACGGCTCCTCGTCGCCCCGCGAGCTGGTCGCCGCCGCTGCCGCCGCCGGGCTCGGGGCGCTCGGGATCTGCGACCGCAACGGCCTCTACGGCGCGGTCGCCCTCGTCCACGCCGCCCGCGCGGCCGGCATCCACCCCGTGATCGGGGTCGAGCTCGACCTCGCCGGCGGCAGCCGGCTGCGCCTCATCGCCCGCAGCTCGCGGGGCTACCGCCAGCTCTGCCGGGCGGTGAGCGCCGCCCAGCTCGCCGGCGAGAAGGGCCAGCCCCGGCTGCGCATCGCCGGTCTCGCGAACCCCGAGCCCGGGCCCGCCCCCGCTCCCCGGCAGCCGCCGCCCCCGGAGCGCCCGGCGGCGCTGCGCACCACCGCCGGGCCCTTCCCCGAGGGCTGGCCGTCGCTGCCCTCCACCCGCCGTCCCGCCACCGGTCCGCCCGCGGTGCTCGACCCCGCGGAGCTCGACGGCTGCACCGTGCTCGCCGGGGGCCCGGAGTCGGAGATCACCGCCGCCCTGCTCCGCGGCGACCGCCGCGGAGCAGGGCACGCCGCCGACCGGCTGCGCGAGGCCTTCGGTCGCGACCGCGTGGTGCTGCTGCTCACCCACCACCTCCATCCCGCCGACGGCTGGCTGGTGGCGGAGACGGCGGCGCTGGCACGGCGCTGCGGGCTGGCGGCGGTGGTCTCGAACACCCCCGTCCACGCCGCCGCGGCGGACAAGCCGCTGCTCGACCTGCTCACCGCCATCCGCCATCGCACCACCCTCGACCGCGCCGCCGCCCACGGCCTGCTGCTGCCCAACGCCGAGCATCGGGTCAAGTCCGAGGTGGAGATGCGCGCCCTGCTCGGCGAGCATCCCGAGGCCTTCGACCATGCCGCCCATGTCGCCGCGCAGTGCAGCGTCGCGCTCGACTTCAGCGACGTGCGCTTCCCCGGCTTCGCGGTGCCCGAGGGCGAGACCCCACTCTCGGCGCTGCGCCGGCTCTGCGAGGAGGCGCTCCCCGGCCGCTACCGCCCCGTGACCGAGCCGGTGCGGGCGCGGCTGCGGCGTGAGCTCGGGGTGATCGAGACCACCGGGCTCGCCGAGTTCTTCCTCATCACCTGGGACATCATGCGGTTCGCCCGCGAGCGCGGCATCCCCGGACAGGGGCGGGGGAGCGCCGCCGACAGCATCGTCGCCTACCTGCTGGGCATCACCCGGGTCGACCCGGTGGAGCACGACCTGCTCTTCGAGCGCTTCCTCCACGAGGACCACCAGGGCACGCCCGACATCGACATCGACTTCTCCACCGAGCACCGCGAGGAGGTGATCCAGTACGTCTACGACCGCTACGGCGCCGAGCGCACCGGCATGGTCGCCAACATCGTCACCTTCCGGCCGCGGATGGCGGTGCGCCAGGTGGGGGCGGCGCTCGACGTCCCCGAGCCGGTGATCGACCGCCTCGCCAAGTCGGTGGGCGCCTGGCACATGGGCAGCGTCGGCGACGTCGTCGCCGCCGCCGGCCTCGACCCCGGGGAGATCACCGAATCGCTGCCCTGGACGCACTTCCTCGACCTGCTGCAGCGCATCGAGGGGTGCCCCCGGCACCTCGGCATCCACGTCGGCGGCATGCTCGTCACCGGGGCGCCGCTGATCGACGTCGCCCCGGTGGAGCGGGCCACCATGCCCGGGCGGGTGGTGGTGCAGTTCAACAAGGACGACGTCGAGGACCTCGGCCTCATCAAGATGGACCTGCTCGGGCTGCGTACCCTGAGCGCCATCAAGGAGTGTCTCGACCATGTCGAGGCCGTCACCGGCGAGCGCCCCGACCTCGACGCGCTGCCCCTCGACGACCCGCGCGTCTACGACGTGATCTGCGCCGCCGACACCATCGGCCTCTTCCAGATCGAGTCGCGCGCCCAGCAGCAGTCGCTCCACCAGTCCCAGCCGCGGGTGTTCAACGACCTCATCGTGCAGGTGGCGATCATCCGGCCCGGCCCCATCCAGGGCAACGCCGTCAACCCCTACCTGCGCCGCCGCCAGGGACTGGAGCCGGTCACCTACCTGGATCCGTCGTTGGAGCCGATCCTGGCCGAAACCCACGGGGTGGTGCTCTACCAGGAGCAGATCCTGCGGATCGTCATGGAGGTGGCCGGCTACAGCGCCGGCGAGGCCGACCGCTTCCGCCGGGCGATGAACCGCCACCGCTCGCGGGTGGAGATGGCCGAGCTCCACGACGAGTTCATCACCCGCTGCGTGGCCCGGGGTATCCCTGCCGAGGTCACCGGGGAGATCTTCAAGGCGGTGGCGGGATTCGCCGTCTACGGCTTCTGCAAGAGCCACGCCGCCGCCTTCGCGCGCACCGCCTACGAGACCGGCTGGCTGCGCCTCCACCATCCCGCCGCCTGGCTCTGCTCGCTGCTCAACGCCCAGCCGATGGGCTTCTACCACCCCTCGGTGCTGGTCGAGGACGGCAAGCGGCATGGCACCTGCACCCTGCCCGTCGACGTGGGCCGCAGCCGGGCGCGCTGCACCCTGGAGTGGGTCGGGGAGGGCGCCCCGCCGGCCGGCGCGGTGGCCGCCGGGCTGGCGCCGGGATGGCGCGTGGAGGAGGGTGCGGTGCGCCGCGACCCGGCGTCGCGACCGCCCACCGCCGGTGAGCGCGCCGCCGTGGCCAGCCGCCGCCGGCCCCGCAGCGGTGGCGGCGGGCTGTCGGACTGGGCGGTGCGGCTCGGCTTCGCCTACGTCCGCGCCCTCGGTCCCGAGGCGCGGGCCCGCTGCGAGGAGGCCGCGGTGGCCGGCGCCGGCTCGGTGGCGGAGTTCTGGCGGCGCACCGGCCTGCCCCGCCCGGCGATGGAGAACCTGGTCATGGTCGGCGCCTTCGACGGGGTCATGCCCGGCCGGCCGCGGCGTGCCCTGCTCTGGGAGCTGCGCGCCGCCGAGGACGGGGTCTCGCGGCGGCCGCGGTCGGCGGCCGCCCCAGGCCCCGGTCCCATCGCCATCACCGGTCCTCCACGGGGTCGCGGCGCGATCGCCGGGCAGCGACCCGGCGACGCCGTGCGCACCGCGCCGCCCGAGCCGCCGCCGCCGCCGCTGCTGATCGCTCCCGCCACCGCACCGCCGCTGCCGCCGATGGACGAGCGCGAGAGCACCGCCGCGCAGTACCGCATCAGCGAGCTGAGCACCGGCCCGCACCTGGTGGCCCACCTGCGCGAGCCGCTGCGCGCCCTCGGCTGCACCCCGCTCGGCGAGGTCGCCGGGCTCGCCGACGGCACCCGGCTGCGGGTCGGCGGCCTGGTGATCGCCCGCCAGGCGCCGATGACCGCGAAGGGGTTCCGCTTCTTCACCCTGGCCGACGAGGGCGGCCACCTCGACCTCATCCTCCGGCCGCCGGTGGTGCGGCGCACCCGCAGCGTCGCCAACTTCCATCCCCTGCTGCTGGTCGACGGGCGGCTGCAGTCGCAGTCGGGCCGGCTCAACCTGATCGTCGAGCAGGTCCGCGCCCTCGACTCCGAGGGACGGCTCATCGATGGCCGCGTCGCCGCCCTCGGCGGTGGCGCCCACCCCGCCGCACCGCGGTCCCAGCACGGCCACACCCGTCCCGTCGCCGGCTGGGAGGCTCCCCCCGCCCACGACTTCCACTAG
- a CDS encoding ion channel: MSWTDIIQVVGGALITVLTLYDLFDAVVLPRPSVGRLSPSLALLRGMWTVWRWLGTRFSQSNRREAVLAVYAPLAVLVLLGVRMCVLVVGFALVFNGLAHQFRPPPQDLGISLYFSTASLLSLGVTDIEPTGGVVRTLVALEAAFGLGLIAVVISFLFSLFTSFQRRETAVVSLDALAGAPPSGAQILEACAQYRMPQELERTLVEWRVWSADVLESHLAYPVLLYFRSSHDNEAWINSFGAVMDAAVLVLTTLEDCPIGPAHLMVKVGGHLVEDMAYRRNDHGDGLPWLEREDYDEARRRLRAVGYRVRDGDAPWEEFIRHRSVYASPLIRLARLLAVPPAPWIGDRSYLPHAGRPAR, translated from the coding sequence GTGAGCTGGACCGACATCATCCAGGTGGTGGGTGGCGCGCTGATCACCGTCCTCACCCTCTACGACCTCTTCGACGCCGTCGTCCTCCCCCGGCCGTCGGTGGGGCGCCTCAGTCCGAGCCTCGCCCTGCTGCGCGGGATGTGGACGGTGTGGCGGTGGCTGGGCACCCGGTTCTCCCAGTCGAACCGCCGCGAGGCGGTCCTGGCGGTGTACGCGCCGCTCGCCGTGCTGGTGCTCCTGGGGGTGCGGATGTGCGTCCTCGTGGTGGGCTTCGCGCTCGTGTTCAACGGCCTCGCCCACCAGTTCAGGCCGCCGCCCCAGGACCTCGGCATCAGCCTCTACTTCTCCACCGCGTCGCTGCTCTCCCTGGGCGTCACCGACATCGAGCCCACCGGCGGGGTGGTCCGCACCCTGGTGGCCCTCGAGGCCGCCTTCGGCCTGGGCCTGATCGCGGTGGTGATCAGCTTCCTCTTCTCGCTGTTCACCTCCTTCCAGCGACGCGAGACCGCGGTGGTCAGCCTCGATGCCCTCGCCGGCGCCCCGCCATCGGGGGCGCAGATCCTCGAGGCGTGTGCCCAGTACCGCATGCCCCAGGAGCTGGAGAGGACCCTCGTCGAGTGGCGGGTGTGGAGCGCCGACGTGCTCGAGAGCCACCTCGCCTACCCGGTGCTCCTCTACTTCCGCTCCAGCCACGACAACGAGGCCTGGATCAACTCATTCGGCGCGGTGATGGACGCGGCGGTGCTGGTGCTCACCACCCTCGAGGACTGCCCGATCGGTCCGGCGCACCTGATGGTGAAGGTCGGCGGCCACCTCGTCGAGGACATGGCCTACCGCCGCAACGACCACGGCGATGGCCTCCCCTGGCTGGAGCGCGAGGACTACGACGAGGCCCGCCGCCGGCTGCGCGCGGTGGGCTACCGGGTGCGCGACGGCGACGCTCCGTGGGAGGAGTTCATCCGCCACCGCAGCGTGTACGCCTCGCCGCTGATCCGGCTGGCGCGGCTGCTCGCCGTGCCCCCCGCCCCATGGATCGGCGACCGCTCCTACCTCCCCCACGCCGGCCGCCCAGCGCGGTAG
- a CDS encoding ATP-binding cassette domain-containing protein, translating to MAPVRGRRAAALTVAAAAAAAPLPALVSVPVLADVTAAVAMAGAAAGAAIALAAGRPPLLLAAAAAGAGYVSGLIAIHGGAVPLAVLAATAAGALAAALLGLAGTRLDAAGFLVLGLLAAAGGAAAVGAAPGLSAGALGPLPPLSLPLPGDRLAVLGPAGGYHLVLGVAALSVVAAAVLLGRGPGPRWRAVGSDPERAAAASLRPAVAQASALAVAGGLAALGGALAAHATGAAGPAGLGVDAAALPLLAALLAGRWGPAAAALAAVGAGVLGGALLPAAGWSGPPEGRALGTGLLALALLVTLPRRSRRARQALPPPPAAAALAAAAPWPVTAPAGGPRALVVRGLRVTAAGGGPVLLPSLDLEVAAGEVLGLVGANGAGKSSTLRAIEAAARRGAPEVRVEPAAGSGPGRVVRLPQEGGGWPACTVTETLTLAAAAGGGGGDPGAWRRRLGLDGWGDRPCAELPASARRLVELARVLLLRPAVLLCDEPLAGLGADREVVIACLRAAAAAGVAVVLADHDQAAVAALAGRRVRLSGGVAATIPVTP from the coding sequence GTGGCGCCGGTGAGGGGACGCCGAGCCGCCGCGCTCACCGTCGCCGCCGCCGCCGCCGCGGCGCCGCTGCCGGCGCTGGTCTCGGTGCCGGTGCTCGCCGACGTCACCGCCGCCGTCGCCATGGCCGGCGCCGCGGCCGGCGCCGCGATCGCGCTGGCGGCGGGGCGCCCCCCGCTGCTCCTCGCCGCGGCGGCCGCGGGTGCGGGGTACGTCTCCGGGCTGATCGCCATCCACGGCGGGGCGGTGCCGCTCGCCGTGCTCGCCGCCACCGCCGCGGGCGCGCTCGCCGCCGCCCTGCTCGGGCTCGCCGGCACCCGGCTCGACGCCGCCGGCTTCCTCGTCCTCGGGCTGCTCGCCGCCGCCGGCGGGGCGGCGGCGGTGGGGGCGGCGCCGGGGCTGAGCGCGGGCGCCCTCGGCCCGCTGCCGCCGCTGTCGCTCCCCCTCCCCGGCGACCGGCTCGCCGTGCTCGGGCCGGCCGGTGGCTACCACCTCGTCCTCGGGGTCGCGGCGCTCAGCGTGGTCGCGGCCGCGGTGCTGCTCGGCCGCGGACCGGGACCGCGCTGGCGGGCGGTGGGCAGCGACCCCGAGCGCGCTGCCGCGGCGTCGCTGCGCCCGGCGGTGGCGCAGGCGTCGGCGCTCGCCGTCGCCGGCGGGCTCGCCGCCCTGGGCGGCGCCCTCGCCGCCCACGCCACCGGGGCGGCCGGGCCCGCCGGCCTCGGCGTCGACGCCGCCGCGCTGCCGCTCCTCGCCGCCCTGCTGGCGGGGCGCTGGGGGCCGGCGGCGGCGGCACTCGCCGCGGTCGGCGCCGGCGTGCTCGGCGGAGCCCTGCTCCCCGCCGCCGGCTGGTCGGGTCCGCCGGAGGGGAGGGCGCTGGGTACCGGCCTGCTCGCCCTCGCCCTGCTGGTCACCCTGCCGCGCCGAAGCCGCCGCGCCCGGCAGGCCCTGCCACCACCCCCGGCCGCCGCCGCGCTCGCCGCCGCCGCGCCCTGGCCGGTCACGGCGCCGGCCGGGGGGCCGCGCGCGCTGGTGGTGCGCGGGCTGCGGGTCACCGCTGCCGGGGGCGGGCCGGTGCTGCTGCCGTCCCTCGACCTCGAGGTCGCCGCCGGCGAGGTGCTGGGGCTGGTCGGGGCCAACGGCGCCGGCAAGAGCAGCACCCTCCGCGCCATCGAGGCCGCGGCCCGGCGGGGCGCGCCCGAGGTGCGGGTGGAGCCCGCCGCCGGGTCGGGACCGGGTCGGGTGGTGCGGCTTCCCCAGGAGGGCGGCGGCTGGCCGGCCTGCACCGTGACCGAGACCCTGACGCTCGCCGCCGCCGCCGGCGGCGGTGGCGGCGACCCCGGCGCCTGGCGCCGCCGCCTCGGGCTCGACGGCTGGGGCGACCGCCCCTGCGCGGAGCTGCCCGCGAGCGCGCGGCGGCTCGTCGAGCTCGCCCGGGTGCTGCTCCTCCGCCCCGCGGTGCTGCTCTGCGACGAGCCCCTCGCCGGCCTCGGCGCTGACCGCGAGGTGGTGATCGCCTGCCTGCGGGCCGCCGCCGCCGCCGGGGTGGCGGTCGTCCTCGCCGACCACGACCAGGCCGCCGTCGCCGCCCTCGCCGGCCGCCGGGTCCGCCTCTCCGGCGGTGTCGCCGCGACCATCCCGGTGACCCCGTGA
- a CDS encoding ATP-binding cassette domain-containing protein, protein MNAPGGLEVVGLRAVRDGVLLLEVPGLRIGAGDCAVLVAPGGAGKTVLAAALAGQLPSAGEVRAGGRVCAGSPSRRRRAGLAAVVQGRPRLAGCSVAEALGLAATGARTAAAALDAQPALAARAALPVARLSGGEHQLLRVACAWLAVPAVLVLDAPTDGLAAELAEAVRALARAEAARGAAVLWLDQPGAELPAPPSLEIAAGRVRERPAPGTASSLPADR, encoded by the coding sequence GTGAACGCGCCCGGCGGACTCGAGGTGGTGGGCCTGCGCGCCGTCCGCGACGGGGTGCTGCTGCTCGAGGTGCCCGGCCTGCGGATCGGCGCCGGCGACTGCGCGGTGCTGGTCGCCCCCGGCGGCGCCGGCAAGACCGTGCTCGCCGCGGCGCTCGCCGGTCAGCTGCCCTCGGCGGGCGAGGTGCGCGCCGGCGGCCGAGTCTGCGCCGGCAGCCCCTCGCGGCGCCGCCGCGCCGGGCTCGCCGCGGTGGTGCAGGGACGTCCGCGGCTGGCCGGCTGCAGCGTCGCCGAGGCGCTGGGTCTCGCCGCCACCGGAGCCCGCACCGCCGCCGCCGCCCTCGACGCGCAGCCCGCCCTCGCCGCCCGCGCCGCGCTGCCGGTGGCTCGACTCTCCGGGGGCGAGCACCAGCTGCTCCGCGTCGCCTGCGCCTGGCTGGCCGTCCCCGCCGTGCTCGTGCTCGACGCTCCCACCGACGGTCTCGCCGCCGAGCTCGCCGAGGCGGTGCGCGCCCTCGCCCGCGCCGAGGCGGCCCGCGGCGCCGCGGTGCTCTGGCTCGACCAGCCCGGCGCCGAGCTCCCCGCGCCGCCCTCCCTGGAGATCGCCGCAGGACGGGTCAGGGAGCGGCCGGCCCCGGGAACGGCGTCGTCCCTCCCGGCAGACCGCTGA